In Chloracidobacterium sp., one genomic interval encodes:
- a CDS encoding P22 coat protein - protein 5 domain protein codes for MALDFIPTVWAARLLTALNGSLIYGQANVCDRSYEGEIRSAGDTVKIASIGDVTIGDYTKDTDIADPEVLTDDEQTLNIDRQKYFNFYIDSIDRAQQNVNVLDEAMRRSAWALRDQADKFIAGIMYAQADAANTIGSNVSPKVPTKDDAYEYLVDLSTMLDEANVPLTGRFVVVPAWFHGLLLKDERFVAMGSKASDSRLANGEVGEAAGFAILRSNNVPNTDSSKYKIIAGHAIATAYVEQILDIQSYKPEKRFGDAVKGLHVYGAKVVRPTALAVLTANKS; via the coding sequence ATGGCATTGGATTTTATCCCGACAGTGTGGGCGGCGCGCCTATTGACGGCGCTGAACGGCTCACTCATATATGGACAAGCGAATGTATGCGACCGCTCGTATGAGGGCGAGATACGCTCGGCCGGTGATACGGTCAAGATCGCATCGATCGGCGATGTTACGATCGGCGATTATACAAAGGATACGGACATCGCCGACCCTGAGGTACTGACCGACGATGAACAAACGCTCAATATCGACCGGCAGAAGTACTTCAACTTCTACATCGACTCGATAGATCGTGCACAGCAGAACGTAAATGTGCTTGATGAAGCGATGCGCCGCTCAGCGTGGGCACTACGCGACCAAGCTGATAAGTTCATCGCCGGCATTATGTATGCACAGGCTGACGCGGCGAACACTATCGGCTCGAACGTCTCGCCAAAGGTGCCGACCAAGGACGATGCGTACGAATACCTCGTCGATCTCAGCACGATGCTTGATGAGGCGAATGTCCCGCTCACGGGCCGCTTCGTGGTCGTCCCGGCGTGGTTTCACGGGCTTTTGCTCAAGGACGAGCGGTTCGTTGCGATGGGCAGCAAAGCTTCCGACAGCCGCTTGGCGAACGGCGAGGTTGGCGAAGCGGCCGGCTTTGCGATACTGCGTTCGAATAACGTTCCGAATACTGACAGCTCAAAATACAAGATCATTGCCGGACACGCCATCGCTACCGCGTATGTAGAGCAGATCCTTGACATCCAAAGCTATAAGCCGGAAAAGCGGTTTGGCGATGCGGTCAAGGGCCTTCACGTCTATGGTGCAAAGGTAGTGCGGCCGACCGCCCTCGCGGTGCTGACGGCAAACAAGAGCTAG
- a CDS encoding phage portal protein — protein MKKDIERAIDALHTRRPLTEKYERYYNGDHDLRFATEKFENTFGKLFREFALNLCPIICDAVKDKLLVKGFSVESSPHLTERVDAAVRDVWSRNRMAIRSGEVHKEALRQGDGFVLVWPDVNRRPCIYPQHSAGIAVFYEESRPDTIEFAAKCWLDGKKHTRLNLFYPDRTERYISRMQNVSAAAEVKDMMPAGPAIANPYGRVPLFHFANNSEIGSAGRSELEAALPIQDGLNKAVLDMLVAMEFAAFRQRWAAGIEVEYDSDGNAVAPFTSGVDSLWIAGDPSARFGDFQAAELEQFLKVKEGFRVDIATVTGTPLHYFVQDAAAFPSGESLRQASARFIAKVLSRQLAYGQVWADVMSFALAIQGIRGTQLVTLWQDPSPLSERERLQILLLKKQLGIPRSELVIEAGYGAEAAKGEPS, from the coding sequence ATGAAAAAGGATATCGAACGGGCGATCGACGCTCTGCATACGCGCCGGCCGCTCACGGAAAAGTACGAACGCTATTACAACGGCGACCACGATCTGCGGTTCGCGACCGAGAAATTTGAGAACACATTCGGCAAGCTCTTCCGCGAGTTCGCACTCAACCTTTGCCCCATTATTTGTGATGCCGTTAAGGACAAGCTTCTTGTAAAGGGCTTCAGTGTTGAGAGTTCGCCGCACCTTACAGAGCGTGTCGATGCAGCCGTGCGTGACGTCTGGTCGCGGAATCGAATGGCGATCCGTTCGGGCGAGGTTCATAAAGAAGCGCTTCGGCAGGGCGACGGCTTTGTGCTTGTCTGGCCTGACGTAAATAGAAGGCCGTGCATCTATCCGCAACACAGTGCGGGTATTGCAGTGTTCTATGAGGAAAGCCGCCCGGATACGATCGAGTTTGCCGCAAAATGCTGGCTCGACGGCAAGAAGCACACGCGGCTCAACCTCTTTTACCCCGACCGCACCGAGCGATACATCTCGCGCATGCAGAATGTCTCGGCCGCTGCCGAAGTCAAGGATATGATGCCTGCCGGCCCGGCGATCGCAAATCCGTACGGCCGCGTGCCGCTCTTTCATTTCGCCAACAACAGCGAGATCGGGTCGGCCGGCCGCTCCGAGCTTGAAGCGGCACTGCCGATACAGGACGGCCTGAACAAAGCCGTGCTCGATATGCTGGTAGCGATGGAATTCGCCGCGTTCCGGCAGCGGTGGGCGGCCGGCATCGAGGTCGAATACGACAGCGACGGCAACGCTGTCGCTCCTTTCACTTCCGGTGTCGATTCGCTTTGGATAGCAGGCGATCCGAGCGCCCGTTTTGGCGATTTTCAAGCCGCGGAGCTGGAGCAGTTCTTAAAGGTCAAGGAAGGTTTTCGTGTTGATATTGCAACGGTTACGGGCACGCCGCTGCATTATTTCGTACAGGATGCGGCCGCTTTTCCGAGCGGCGAGAGCCTGCGGCAGGCGAGTGCACGGTTTATCGCAAAGGTCCTTTCTCGGCAGCTTGCGTATGGGCAGGTTTGGGCCGATGTGATGTCATTCGCCCTTGCGATACAAGGCATACGCGGTACGCAGCTTGTAACGCTCTGGCAAGATCCGTCGCCGCTGTCGGAACGCGAACGTCTTCAGATCCTTTTATTAAAAAAGCAGCTCGGCATTCCGCGATCCGAACTCGTTATCGAAGCGGGATACGGTGCCGAGGCTGCAAAGGGCGAGCCTTCATGA
- the terL gene encoding phage terminase large subunit yields MMPSDEDDEFMKWLEHTAPTLEWRHPHQRYLCGYLREITASRIRRSMIFMPPRHGKSEMVTIHYAAWRLIRDPRLNLIVACYNQQLANRFSRRIRRIVSVCVELAADKTAVDEWETKAGGGVRAVGVGAGVTGFGASLVIIDDPIKGRAEAESVRRRNTASEWFSDDIYTRLEPEAAIILIQTRWHEDDLAGRLLKDDEGSGHWRVIKLPAIAEDGDALGRCCGEALWPERFGIERLLDIKRQLGSYSFSALYQQSPVPRDGEMFKREWFTHIVAAAPKGLSWARGYDLAVSTRTTADHTASFRCAFGPDGTLYIADGFRRRIKYPEQRKFVIERLFAERDTMHGIEQALHGKALLQDLRRSQRSRASPLRAVRVDADKWTRALSWAPLAEAGKIALVQGGWIDEFIDEACAFPNGEHDDQIDAVSIAVRMLAERKRAMYAFRGDR; encoded by the coding sequence ATGATGCCGAGCGATGAGGATGACGAGTTTATGAAATGGCTCGAACACACGGCACCGACACTCGAATGGAGGCACCCGCACCAGCGGTATCTTTGCGGGTACCTTCGCGAGATCACCGCATCACGCATTCGCAGATCGATGATCTTTATGCCGCCGCGTCACGGAAAAAGCGAGATGGTAACGATACATTATGCAGCGTGGCGGCTGATACGCGACCCGCGGCTGAACCTGATCGTTGCCTGCTACAATCAGCAGCTTGCCAACCGCTTTTCGCGCCGTATCCGGCGGATCGTAAGCGTTTGCGTGGAGCTTGCGGCTGATAAGACCGCCGTTGACGAGTGGGAAACAAAGGCGGGCGGCGGCGTCCGTGCGGTCGGTGTCGGTGCGGGCGTTACGGGCTTTGGTGCGTCGCTTGTGATCATTGATGATCCGATAAAAGGACGTGCGGAAGCCGAGAGCGTACGTCGCCGCAATACGGCGTCCGAGTGGTTCAGCGACGATATCTACACGCGGCTTGAGCCCGAGGCCGCGATCATCCTGATACAGACGCGTTGGCACGAGGACGATCTTGCCGGCCGTCTTCTAAAAGATGACGAGGGCAGCGGGCATTGGCGTGTGATAAAGCTTCCGGCGATCGCCGAAGATGGCGACGCACTCGGACGCTGCTGCGGCGAGGCATTGTGGCCTGAGCGGTTCGGCATCGAACGCCTTCTCGACATCAAGCGGCAGCTCGGAAGCTATTCATTCTCGGCACTTTACCAGCAAAGCCCGGTGCCGCGTGACGGCGAGATGTTCAAGCGGGAATGGTTCACGCATATCGTGGCGGCCGCACCGAAAGGACTATCGTGGGCACGCGGTTACGACCTTGCGGTCTCGACCCGAACTACGGCCGATCACACGGCAAGTTTCCGCTGTGCGTTCGGCCCGGACGGTACGCTCTACATTGCGGACGGCTTTAGACGACGGATCAAATATCCCGAGCAACGAAAATTCGTCATCGAACGCCTCTTTGCCGAACGCGACACGATGCACGGCATCGAACAGGCTCTTCACGGCAAGGCTCTGCTGCAGGACCTTCGGCGTTCGCAGCGCAGCCGTGCAAGCCCTTTGCGTGCGGTAAGGGTCGATGCCGACAAGTGGACGCGTGCCCTGAGCTGGGCACCGCTTGCCGAGGCGGGAAAGATCGCCCTCGTACAGGGCGGCTGGATCGATGAATTCATTGATGAGGCGTGCGCATTCCCGAACGGCGAGCACGACGACCAGATCGATGCGGTGAGTATTGCCGTGCGGATGCTGGCTGAACGAAAACGGGCGATGTACGCCTTCAGAGGAGACAGATGA
- a CDS encoding chitosanase — protein MSFTKTDTLKALAIVHSFETATPFGICSALAVLNDGAGISYGMNQFTHRSGSLARVAKRYLALGGVVAADILKERLGLLERTSRDAITAASNDRQLRQALIDAAGSPQMKRAQREIAEVLYLRPAIRLCERLGFTEPLSLAVLYDSIVHGSLNRVARTVNVSAANEHEYITAYVRRRDAWLASFPRLARTRYRTKFFLNCIAVSNWDLRLPLNVNGVRLTNDIFAVITDEEAAAVPSIQPAEIRETSQQPHTNIPPNEQPQLSPTSIFAAAEQAFDSVDGIVTGVAYRAGRVKALRTTVAGTIWQTLWAAGSFFAGLPRAVWITVAAAAAILTALYVYRQFVSDKIKEQNQ, from the coding sequence ATGTCTTTCACCAAAACCGATACGTTAAAGGCCCTTGCGATCGTACATTCTTTCGAAACGGCAACTCCGTTCGGCATTTGCTCGGCACTGGCAGTGTTGAATGACGGAGCGGGAATATCGTACGGAATGAACCAATTCACACACCGTTCGGGTTCGCTTGCCCGCGTCGCAAAGCGTTATCTCGCACTCGGCGGCGTGGTCGCCGCAGATATCCTAAAAGAACGGCTCGGCTTGCTTGAACGCACGTCACGCGATGCGATCACGGCGGCAAGCAATGACCGGCAGCTCAGGCAAGCGCTCATTGACGCCGCCGGGTCGCCGCAGATGAAGCGTGCCCAACGCGAGATCGCCGAAGTGCTTTATCTTCGTCCTGCGATCCGTTTGTGCGAACGCCTCGGCTTCACTGAGCCGCTGAGCCTCGCCGTGCTTTATGATTCGATCGTGCACGGCTCGCTGAACCGTGTCGCACGAACTGTGAACGTCAGTGCCGCGAATGAGCACGAGTACATCACCGCTTATGTGCGGAGGCGCGATGCGTGGCTCGCAAGCTTCCCGCGTCTCGCACGAACACGCTACCGGACAAAGTTCTTCCTCAACTGTATCGCCGTTTCGAACTGGGATCTTCGGCTGCCGCTGAACGTTAACGGTGTACGCCTTACCAACGATATCTTCGCCGTAATTACGGACGAAGAAGCTGCGGCTGTGCCCTCCATTCAGCCTGCCGAGATCCGCGAAACCTCGCAGCAACCGCACACTAATATCCCGCCGAATGAGCAGCCGCAGCTTTCACCAACTTCGATATTCGCAGCGGCAGAGCAGGCATTTGACAGCGTTGACGGCATCGTTACGGGCGTTGCGTACCGCGCAGGCCGCGTAAAGGCACTGCGGACAACGGTCGCCGGCACGATCTGGCAGACGCTTTGGGCGGCCGGCAGTTTCTTTGCCGGGCTGCCGCGAGCCGTCTGGATCACCGTTGCCGCCGCGGCCGCTATCTTAACGGCACTATATGTCTATCGCCAATTTGTCTCGGACAAGATCAAGGAACAAAACCAATGA
- a CDS encoding tetratricopeptide repeat protein, which yields MRVTAVLMLLLMSLVPALSQGKQTRATTRDAKNGPAVKTAPAPKPKPKPKPTPTPKADNSAKEKEDLQKAIDIEDATARIKALERFIRTYPRSKNVVDAREVIVKVNSDLGNERLAASDVAEAMKYFTAAVTAAPQPLGDTLFSEILVKFAPNLFFRGARKEAVDLTKLLEAKTEGNAEKTLALAGFYLSIEDGADAARLANAVIAEKPSAAAYQTLALAKRIDFDIEASAEAFEKALELDNSSTAARRGLAETKRSLGKPEEALALYNTILENDPKDVPARTGVVLSLFDLGKRTEAEAEMSSLMADSPGNVILLASAAYWYASHDMADQAVEFAQKAIAADPRFIWSHIALARGYADKNDFPAAEKALLKARQYGNFPTLDYELARILLEQGFYREAAETLDHSFAVEGDKVAADLGFRVRRSADDLIGLIALERRSSIFLADANEDKAVAQRLRNLLDFEVKVQTSRDAQAVLPAADAFIAGDDKMQVFRRLFVANELLNEKLDADRVIELAREAMAGVDDGVTQKAAVSATLADELYDPRALASSHAEYVELPIISRSVLSSIIRGRIEDIAGEALLIKGDTDAAVIRLRRAVSVLPTDSVWWRTSTWRLARALEESKPEESLDLSIKSYKAGPPDIVKYGTIEALYKKINGGIEGLEAKIGANPLYAVKIADNTPTPEPTPETAPSMTPAATPELVPVTAQASPELSPEPVASPTQKEAAEPTPTPEPSPEAAASPIPKEAAEPTPTPEPSPEAAASPIPKEAAEPTPTPEPSPEAAASPTQKEAAEPTPTPEPSPSPTATTDSKDTLFPPVVIVIPKPAAKDAEPKGTPQPEPEPKPCTLTVSEDMLTFTPVIKQLAVVLGTETDEDLTDLSGNSLSPENVAVRRESIPEVKTRAIYIIGPLKDEIGEYEVEFALPCGRKKIAVRVVR from the coding sequence ATGCGTGTTACAGCAGTTTTGATGCTCCTTCTGATGTCGCTGGTACCGGCCTTGAGCCAAGGCAAGCAGACCCGCGCCACAACACGCGACGCGAAGAACGGGCCTGCCGTAAAGACCGCCCCCGCTCCAAAACCAAAGCCAAAGCCAAAGCCGACACCGACGCCGAAGGCGGATAACTCCGCGAAAGAAAAGGAGGACCTTCAGAAGGCGATCGACATCGAAGACGCAACCGCACGCATAAAGGCGTTGGAACGCTTCATCCGGACGTATCCGCGATCCAAGAATGTGGTCGATGCTCGCGAGGTCATTGTAAAGGTCAATTCAGACCTCGGCAACGAGCGTCTCGCGGCCTCGGACGTCGCAGAGGCGATGAAGTATTTTACAGCCGCGGTTACCGCCGCACCGCAGCCTTTAGGCGACACGCTCTTTAGCGAGATACTTGTTAAATTCGCACCGAACCTTTTCTTTCGAGGCGCCCGCAAAGAAGCTGTTGACCTAACAAAACTGCTTGAAGCAAAGACCGAAGGCAATGCCGAAAAGACGCTTGCTCTTGCCGGCTTTTATTTGAGTATCGAGGACGGCGCGGATGCGGCGCGGCTCGCGAACGCGGTCATTGCCGAAAAGCCCTCTGCCGCTGCCTATCAAACTCTGGCTCTTGCAAAGCGGATCGATTTTGACATCGAGGCCTCGGCAGAAGCATTTGAAAAAGCACTCGAACTGGATAACTCGTCAACGGCTGCCCGGCGCGGCCTTGCCGAGACGAAGCGTTCGCTCGGCAAACCTGAAGAGGCTCTCGCTCTGTATAACACGATACTGGAAAACGACCCGAAAGATGTGCCGGCACGCACCGGCGTCGTGCTGTCGCTATTCGACCTCGGTAAACGCACGGAGGCCGAGGCCGAAATGAGCTCGCTGATGGCCGACAGCCCCGGCAACGTCATCCTGTTAGCAAGTGCGGCGTATTGGTACGCATCGCACGACATGGCAGACCAGGCGGTCGAGTTCGCACAAAAAGCGATCGCGGCCGACCCGCGTTTCATCTGGTCGCATATTGCACTTGCCCGCGGCTATGCGGATAAGAATGACTTTCCTGCCGCTGAAAAAGCACTTCTTAAGGCCCGTCAATACGGCAATTTTCCGACGCTTGACTATGAATTGGCCCGCATCCTGCTCGAGCAGGGCTTTTATCGTGAAGCCGCTGAAACGCTCGATCACAGCTTTGCCGTCGAGGGCGACAAGGTCGCGGCGGACCTCGGCTTTCGTGTTCGCCGCTCGGCAGATGATCTCATCGGCTTGATCGCACTTGAGCGGCGTTCGAGCATCTTTCTTGCGGATGCGAACGAGGACAAGGCCGTCGCGCAGCGATTGCGCAACCTGCTCGATTTCGAGGTCAAGGTTCAAACCTCAAGGGACGCTCAGGCCGTTCTTCCTGCTGCTGATGCCTTTATCGCGGGCGACGATAAGATGCAGGTGTTCCGCCGGCTCTTCGTCGCAAATGAACTTCTGAACGAGAAGCTCGATGCCGACCGCGTCATCGAACTGGCGCGTGAGGCGATGGCCGGCGTTGATGACGGCGTCACACAAAAAGCCGCTGTCTCGGCGACGCTGGCTGATGAGCTTTACGATCCGCGTGCTCTTGCATCCTCGCACGCGGAGTACGTTGAGCTGCCGATCATTTCGCGATCTGTTCTGTCGTCGATCATTCGCGGCCGCATTGAGGATATCGCGGGCGAGGCGCTGCTTATCAAAGGCGATACGGATGCCGCCGTTATCCGACTTCGGCGTGCAGTCAGCGTCCTGCCGACCGACAGTGTCTGGTGGCGGACTAGTACATGGAGGCTCGCTCGCGCTTTGGAAGAGAGCAAGCCTGAAGAGTCTCTTGACCTGTCAATAAAAAGTTATAAAGCAGGGCCGCCGGATATCGTAAAATACGGCACGATCGAAGCGCTTTACAAAAAGATCAATGGCGGCATAGAAGGGCTTGAGGCAAAGATCGGTGCAAATCCGCTTTATGCGGTCAAGATCGCGGATAACACGCCGACGCCCGAGCCGACGCCCGAAACCGCTCCGAGCATGACCCCGGCCGCCACGCCGGAACTTGTTCCTGTCACCGCTCAAGCCTCGCCTGAATTAAGCCCGGAGCCTGTGGCATCGCCAACGCAGAAGGAAGCTGCCGAACCGACGCCGACACCTGAGCCAAGCCCCGAAGCTGCGGCATCACCAATACCAAAAGAAGCTGCCGAACCGACGCCGACACCTGAGCCAAGCCCCGAAGCTGCGGCATCACCAATACCAAAAGAAGCTGCCGAACCGACGCCGACACCTGAACCAAGCCCCGAAGCCGCGGCATCGCCAACGCAGAAGGAAGCTGCCGAACCGACGCCGACACCTGAACCAAGCCCGTCTCCGACGGCAACAACGGATAGCAAGGACACGCTGTTTCCGCCGGTCGTTATCGTTATTCCAAAGCCTGCGGCTAAAGACGCCGAACCGAAAGGAACGCCGCAACCCGAGCCTGAGCCGAAGCCGTGCACGCTTACTGTCAGCGAAGATATGCTTACATTCACGCCGGTGATAAAGCAGCTTGCCGTGGTCCTCGGGACGGAAACCGATGAGGATCTGACCGATCTGTCTGGCAATTCCCTCAGCCCCGAAAATGTCGCTGTGCGGCGCGAATCGATACCCGAGGTCAAAACACGCGCGATCTACATCATCGGGCCGCTCAAGGACGAGATAGGCGAGTACGAGGTGGAATTTGCCCTGCCATGCGGCCGCAAGAAGATCGCCGTCCGCGTGGTACGCTAA
- a CDS encoding O-antigen ligase family protein, which produces MNEVVIHQDDAEGGRNRFIFVLLLLLPIASMALYGGVDTATWTLISVAIFLLTAWWLAGALRRGELEVTTSLLPLPIVLLGCVGLIQLLPLFKNDIPPELPGSGAAALSLDPFSTLFLTIRIFAYAIFLTAALTFLNRRRAKIASLTVVIAGSLFAFFAILQRIADPDTIYGLRTPFQAVPFGPLVNSHHFAAFMEMTGALCFAMLLSNRIARQRKVLVAVAFVVMAAACLMTGSRGGLLSFSAGLVFVFAIGRIYSARNGAEHRSRSLLTVAALAFAGVIVVMSVVLFAGGDGSLLRGLGIAGVQDDVSNGRTHFWSVALRIFIDHPLLGTGLDTFGYAFPKYDTWPGQFRVEQAHNDYLQMLADAGIIGFGIAAAFIYLLFSRAMKQLSAANGADMTFRIGALGGCFAILLHSFVDFPLRTPADAFFFLLLAAIAAGPASTDA; this is translated from the coding sequence ATGAACGAAGTTGTCATACATCAAGATGATGCAGAAGGCGGCCGCAACCGTTTTATCTTCGTGCTGCTGCTCCTTTTGCCGATCGCATCAATGGCGCTTTACGGCGGCGTCGATACAGCTACATGGACGCTTATCTCCGTAGCGATATTCCTGCTTACGGCGTGGTGGCTCGCCGGTGCTCTCAGACGCGGCGAACTTGAAGTAACGACGTCGCTGCTCCCGCTGCCGATCGTACTGCTCGGCTGTGTCGGGCTTATTCAACTGCTGCCGCTTTTTAAGAATGATATTCCGCCGGAACTTCCGGGCAGCGGTGCGGCGGCGCTCTCGCTCGACCCATTCTCGACGCTGTTCCTGACCATTCGCATCTTTGCTTACGCGATCTTTTTGACGGCCGCACTTACCTTCTTGAACCGCCGACGCGCAAAGATCGCATCCTTAACGGTTGTCATCGCCGGTTCGCTGTTCGCGTTCTTTGCGATCCTTCAGCGAATTGCCGACCCCGATACGATCTACGGCCTTCGAACGCCGTTTCAGGCCGTGCCGTTCGGGCCGCTTGTGAACAGCCATCACTTTGCGGCCTTTATGGAAATGACCGGTGCTCTTTGCTTTGCGATGCTGCTCTCAAACCGCATCGCGCGTCAACGAAAGGTGCTTGTTGCCGTAGCATTTGTCGTGATGGCCGCGGCCTGCCTTATGACCGGCTCACGCGGCGGGCTTTTGAGCTTTTCGGCCGGGCTTGTGTTCGTGTTCGCCATCGGCCGTATCTATTCGGCACGCAATGGGGCTGAGCACCGTTCGAGGTCGCTGCTTACGGTTGCGGCACTCGCGTTTGCAGGCGTTATCGTCGTAATGTCGGTCGTGCTGTTCGCGGGCGGCGACGGCTCACTGCTGAGAGGGCTTGGGATCGCGGGTGTGCAGGATGACGTCTCGAACGGCCGCACACATTTTTGGAGCGTGGCATTGCGTATATTCATCGATCATCCGCTGCTCGGGACGGGCCTTGACACGTTCGGTTACGCGTTCCCGAAATACGACACATGGCCGGGGCAGTTCCGTGTCGAGCAGGCCCATAACGACTATCTGCAAATGCTTGCCGATGCAGGCATTATCGGCTTCGGCATCGCCGCGGCGTTCATTTATCTGCTGTTCTCAAGGGCAATGAAGCAGCTTTCAGCCGCAAATGGTGCGGACATGACCTTCCGCATCGGAGCGCTCGGCGGCTGCTTTGCGATACTGCTGCACAGTTTTGTCGATTTTCCGCTTCGTACGCCTGCCGATGCGTTCTTCTTCCTTCTGCTTGCGGCCATTGCAGCAGGCCCGGCCTCGACCGATGCTTAG